In Streptomyces alboniger, the following are encoded in one genomic region:
- a CDS encoding HAD family hydrolase has protein sequence MAAPLAYALIATDLDGTLLRGDDTVSDRSRRALAAAGEGGARHLVVTGRPAPRVRSLLGDLGYAGLAVCGQGAQLYDAGAHRMVWSVTLDRELAEVALGKIEAEVGQVFAAVDQDGVDGLTLIEPGYEMPHPTLPAVRVPGRDVLWEVPISKVLVRHPALTDDELAEVARGAVDSLATVTMSGPGTVELQPCGVTKATGLALAAERMGLTAADTVAFGDMPNDIPMFRWAAHGVAMANAHSELKAVADELTRSNEEDGVAVFLEGLLAAAQGATDARL, from the coding sequence ATGGCCGCTCCCCTCGCATATGCACTTATCGCCACTGACCTGGACGGGACGCTGCTACGCGGCGACGACACGGTTTCGGACCGGTCGCGGCGGGCGCTGGCCGCCGCGGGTGAGGGGGGCGCGCGGCACCTCGTGGTGACGGGGCGGCCCGCGCCGCGCGTGCGGTCGCTTCTCGGCGATCTCGGCTATGCCGGTCTCGCCGTCTGCGGACAGGGTGCGCAGCTCTACGACGCCGGGGCGCACCGCATGGTGTGGTCGGTGACGCTCGACCGTGAGCTGGCCGAGGTCGCGCTCGGGAAGATCGAGGCGGAGGTCGGGCAGGTCTTCGCGGCCGTCGACCAGGACGGCGTGGACGGCCTCACGCTGATCGAGCCCGGCTACGAGATGCCGCACCCCACGCTCCCCGCGGTCCGCGTACCCGGGCGTGACGTGCTCTGGGAGGTGCCCATCAGCAAGGTGCTTGTCCGGCATCCGGCGTTGACGGACGACGAGTTGGCGGAGGTGGCGCGCGGGGCGGTCGACTCGCTCGCCACGGTCACGATGTCGGGGCCCGGCACCGTGGAGCTGCAACCGTGCGGGGTGACCAAGGCGACCGGCCTCGCGCTGGCCGCCGAGCGCATGGGCCTGACGGCCGCCGACACGGTGGCCTTCGGCGACATGCCGAACGACATCCCCATGTTCCGGTGGGCGGCCCACGGCGTGGCGATGGCCAACGCCCACAGCGAACTCAAGGCAGTGGCGGACGAGTTGACCCGATCGAACGAGGAGGACGGCGTCGCGGTCTTTCTGGAGGGGTTACTCGCGGCCGCCCAGGGCGCCACGGACGCCCGGCTCTGA
- a CDS encoding CocE/NonD family hydrolase produces the protein MTHLKIRSESDFPYGTTHEDIRVPLADGTTLYARVWRPVTDEPVPVLLEYLPYRLSDWTAPRDWQRHPWYAGHGYASVRVDVRGHGNSEGLPTDEYSAQELADGVEVVNWLAAQDWSTGKVGMFGISWGGCNSLQIAALAPEPLKAIVTVCSADDRYDNDVHYLGGSVLAVDMHAWAATMLAFVARPPDPYFVGDAWREMWLTRLEAVEPFLHTWLSHQTRDDYWRHGSVCEDYSAIGAAVLAVGGWHDPYRDTVLRLVEHLPDDRVRGLIGPWSHQYPDRGLPPGPAIGFLQETLRWWDHHLKGVDTGIMAEPKLRSWISDSHPPATVYPELRGGWVGDPAWPSPNVTPTVYALQGTPQLVDSPQHTGLDAGRFFPFGNDADLPPDQRDEDAKSACFEFEVPAEVRILGRPKVTLRLRMDVPFGQAIARLCDIAPDGSSTLVTRGVLNLSARHGRDRADAWPLGATEDVTFDLNGIGHTFPPGHRIRLAVSSAYWPWIWPQADSAGFTLDPVGSSLELPVRTGDLDQTITFEPPEQAEPLGVVHPATLDEESPERLVVRDVAKGEWRLEVDPRYGGTRVYPDGLEFTEDAVETYTIHENDPLSARTRSDWTIRLHRPELAWDTRVETHSEIACDAADFITTNEVICRDGTEVVFHRTWERRIPRTAG, from the coding sequence ATGACGCACCTGAAGATCCGATCCGAAAGCGACTTCCCGTACGGGACGACGCACGAGGACATCCGCGTACCCCTCGCCGACGGGACCACGCTCTACGCGCGCGTGTGGCGCCCGGTGACCGACGAGCCCGTCCCCGTGCTCCTCGAATACCTCCCCTACCGACTCAGCGACTGGACGGCGCCCCGCGACTGGCAGCGCCACCCCTGGTACGCGGGCCACGGCTACGCCTCCGTGCGCGTCGACGTCCGCGGCCACGGCAACAGCGAGGGGCTGCCCACCGACGAGTACTCCGCGCAGGAGCTGGCCGACGGCGTGGAGGTGGTGAACTGGCTGGCCGCGCAGGACTGGTCGACCGGCAAGGTCGGCATGTTCGGCATCTCCTGGGGCGGCTGCAACTCCCTTCAGATCGCGGCCCTCGCGCCCGAGCCGCTCAAGGCGATCGTCACCGTCTGCTCGGCGGACGACCGCTACGACAACGACGTGCACTACCTGGGCGGTTCCGTCCTCGCGGTGGACATGCACGCCTGGGCCGCGACGATGCTCGCCTTCGTCGCGCGCCCGCCGGACCCGTACTTCGTCGGCGACGCGTGGCGCGAGATGTGGCTGACGCGTCTCGAAGCCGTCGAGCCGTTCCTCCACACCTGGCTGAGCCACCAGACCCGCGACGACTACTGGCGGCACGGCAGCGTCTGCGAGGACTACTCCGCGATCGGTGCGGCGGTCCTCGCGGTCGGCGGCTGGCACGACCCGTACCGGGACACGGTCCTGCGCCTGGTCGAACACCTCCCGGACGACCGGGTACGGGGACTGATCGGCCCGTGGTCGCACCAGTACCCCGACCGGGGACTGCCGCCCGGCCCGGCGATCGGCTTCCTCCAGGAGACGCTGCGCTGGTGGGACCACCACCTCAAGGGCGTCGACACGGGCATCATGGCCGAGCCCAAGCTCCGCTCCTGGATCAGCGACTCGCACCCGCCGGCGACGGTCTACCCGGAGCTGCGCGGCGGCTGGGTCGGCGACCCCGCCTGGCCCTCCCCGAACGTCACCCCCACTGTCTACGCCCTCCAGGGCACCCCCCAGCTGGTCGACTCCCCGCAGCACACCGGCCTGGACGCGGGCCGCTTCTTCCCCTTCGGCAACGACGCCGACCTGCCGCCCGACCAGCGGGACGAGGACGCCAAGTCGGCGTGCTTCGAATTCGAGGTCCCTGCGGAGGTACGGATTCTCGGGCGCCCCAAGGTGACCCTGCGGCTGCGGATGGACGTGCCCTTCGGCCAGGCGATCGCCCGCCTGTGCGACATCGCGCCGGACGGCTCGTCCACGCTCGTCACCCGGGGCGTGCTGAACCTCTCCGCCCGGCACGGCAGGGACCGCGCGGACGCATGGCCGCTCGGTGCCACCGAGGACGTGACCTTCGACCTCAACGGCATCGGCCACACCTTCCCTCCGGGCCACCGCATCCGCCTCGCGGTCTCCTCCGCGTACTGGCCGTGGATCTGGCCGCAGGCGGACTCGGCCGGCTTCACCCTGGACCCGGTCGGCAGCTCCCTGGAACTGCCGGTGCGAACCGGCGACTTGGACCAGACGATCACCTTCGAGCCCCCCGAGCAGGCCGAACCGCTCGGCGTGGTCCACCCCGCGACGCTCGACGAGGAGAGCCCCGAACGTCTGGTCGTACGCGATGTGGCCAAGGGCGAGTGGCGCCTGGAGGTCGACCCGCGCTACGGCGGTACGCGCGTGTACCCCGACGGCCTGGAGTTCACCGAGGACGCCGTGGAGACGTACACGATCCACGAGAACGACCCACTGAGCGCCCGCACCCGCTCCGACTGGACGATCCGCCTGCACCGTCCCGAACTCGCCTGGGACACGAGGGTCGAGACGCACTCGGAGATCGCCTGCGACGCAGCGGACTTCATCACGACGAACGAGGTCATCTGCCGGGACGGCACCGAGGTGGTCTTCCACCGCACGTGGGAACGGCGGATTCCGCGGACGGCGGGGTAG
- a CDS encoding polyprenyl synthetase family protein — translation MTVVGPFGLSVRDQALEADVQAGLAAVEEGLLEATKSEVPFITEAAQHLVRAGGKRFRPLLVMLASQFGDPYAPGVVPSAVVVELTHLATLYHDDVMDEADVRRGVESANQRWGNSVAVLTGDFLFARASYILADLGPEAVRIQAEAFERLVTGQILETAGPSEGRDPVDHYLDVLGGKTGSLVAVACRFGAMMSGADETVVDVLTQYGERLGVAFQLADDVLDIASDSHESGKTPGTDLREGIPTLPVLRLRERVARLGLAEDIALSELLDSDLTDDARHAEALSLLRAHPALEQARRDTVRYAEEARAALAPLPACDAKISLVELCDLVVHRAG, via the coding sequence GTGACCGTCGTCGGGCCTTTTGGGCTGAGCGTGCGGGACCAGGCTCTCGAAGCCGATGTCCAGGCAGGATTGGCGGCTGTTGAGGAGGGCCTGCTAGAGGCCACCAAGAGCGAGGTCCCCTTCATCACGGAGGCCGCCCAGCACCTCGTCCGCGCCGGGGGGAAGCGTTTCCGCCCGCTGCTCGTAATGCTCGCCTCCCAGTTCGGCGACCCGTACGCGCCGGGCGTCGTGCCCTCCGCCGTCGTCGTCGAACTGACGCACCTCGCGACGCTCTACCACGACGACGTGATGGACGAGGCGGACGTGCGCCGCGGCGTCGAGAGCGCCAACCAGCGCTGGGGCAACTCCGTGGCCGTGCTGACCGGTGACTTCCTCTTCGCCCGCGCCTCGTACATCCTGGCCGACCTCGGTCCGGAGGCCGTCCGCATCCAGGCCGAGGCGTTCGAACGCCTGGTGACCGGACAGATCCTGGAGACCGCGGGGCCGAGCGAGGGACGCGACCCGGTCGACCACTACCTCGACGTGCTCGGCGGCAAGACGGGCTCGCTGGTCGCCGTGGCCTGCCGGTTCGGCGCGATGATGTCGGGCGCCGACGAGACGGTCGTCGACGTCCTGACGCAGTACGGCGAGCGGCTCGGCGTCGCCTTCCAGCTCGCCGACGACGTGCTCGACATCGCCTCCGACTCGCACGAGTCCGGCAAGACGCCGGGCACGGACCTGCGCGAGGGCATCCCCACCCTGCCCGTCCTGCGGCTGCGCGAGCGCGTCGCGCGGCTCGGCCTGGCCGAGGACATCGCCCTGAGCGAGCTGCTCGACTCCGACCTCACCGACGACGCCCGGCACGCCGAGGCGCTCTCCCTGCTGCGCGCGCACCCCGCCCTGGAGCAGGCCCGCCGGGACACCGTGCGGTACGCGGAGGAGGCGCGGGCCGCGCTGGCGCCGCTGCCGGCGTGCGACGCGAAGATCTCCCTGGTGGAACTCTGCGACCTGGTCGTGCACCGGGCCGGCTGA
- a CDS encoding LolA family protein has translation MAPYEPEQDTSEAGEPRTGRRKAARYVVPVAVAGVAAATIGLVPALATSGDPDLPKVTAQELVEKIAASDTQQLSGNVKISTDLGLPSLGGVPGGLGGGGGADRGGDGEGSAADPKDKLMELASGTHTLRVAADGPDKQKVSVLGDASEYSLIHNGDEVWAYDSASNEAYHAKGFQVSGDESGKGEVPEDLPATPKEFAEQALKAVDDTTSVKVDGTAQVAGRDAYRLVIEPKQTGSTVGRITVAVDAKTGTPLKFTLTPAAGGAAVIDAGFTKVDFGKPSADTFDFAPPKGAKVTEADEHAKGERDTEDRNKGGKEFKEEDLNGLDDWKVIGKGWSSIAELKLPGGKGLPTSGSGDVPPDAQKLLDSLGDQVSGKFGSGTVFSTRLVNALITDDGTVYAGAVTKDALVKAANAAH, from the coding sequence ATGGCACCGTACGAACCGGAACAGGACACCAGTGAGGCCGGGGAGCCGCGCACCGGCCGCCGCAAGGCGGCCCGTTACGTGGTCCCGGTCGCGGTGGCGGGGGTGGCCGCGGCGACCATCGGGCTCGTCCCGGCGCTCGCCACCTCGGGCGACCCGGATCTGCCGAAGGTCACGGCTCAGGAACTCGTCGAGAAGATAGCCGCGTCGGACACGCAGCAGCTCTCCGGCAACGTCAAGATCAGCACGGATCTGGGCCTGCCGTCGCTGGGCGGCGTGCCGGGCGGCCTTGGCGGCGGTGGCGGCGCGGACCGCGGCGGCGACGGCGAGGGCTCGGCCGCCGACCCCAAGGACAAGCTGATGGAGCTGGCCTCGGGCACGCACACCCTGCGGGTCGCGGCCGATGGCCCCGACAAGCAGAAGGTGTCCGTCCTCGGCGACGCCTCCGAGTACAGCCTGATCCACAACGGCGACGAGGTGTGGGCGTACGACAGCGCGTCGAACGAGGCGTACCACGCGAAGGGCTTCCAGGTCTCGGGCGACGAGTCCGGGAAGGGAGAGGTCCCGGAGGACCTTCCCGCCACGCCCAAGGAGTTCGCCGAGCAGGCGCTGAAGGCCGTCGACGACACGACGTCGGTGAAGGTCGACGGGACCGCGCAGGTCGCGGGCCGCGACGCCTACCGCCTGGTCATCGAGCCGAAGCAGACCGGTTCGACGGTCGGCCGGATCACGGTCGCCGTGGACGCGAAGACGGGTACGCCGCTCAAGTTCACCCTCACCCCGGCCGCCGGGGGTGCCGCGGTGATCGACGCGGGCTTCACGAAGGTCGACTTCGGGAAGCCGTCGGCGGACACGTTCGACTTCGCGCCGCCCAAGGGCGCGAAGGTCACCGAGGCCGACGAACACGCCAAGGGCGAGCGTGACACCGAGGACAGGAACAAGGGCGGCAAGGAGTTCAAGGAAGAGGACCTGAACGGCCTGGACGACTGGAAGGTCATCGGCAAGGGCTGGAGCTCGATCGCCGAGCTGAAGCTGCCTGGTGGCAAGGGCCTGCCGACGTCCGGTTCGGGCGACGTCCCGCCGGACGCGCAGAAGCTGCTCGATTCGCTGGGCGACCAGGTCAGCGGCAAGTTCGGCTCCGGCACGGTCTTCTCGACCCGCCTGGTCAACGCCCTCATCACCGACGACGGCACGGTGTACGCGGGCGCGGTCACGAAGGACGCGCTGGTCAAGGCGGCGAACGCGGCCCACTAG
- a CDS encoding ABC transporter ATP-binding protein, which yields MEPDGRDGAAYVIETRGLTKRYGRHLAVDRLDLTVPEGSVFGFLGPNGSGKTTTIRMLMGLIEPTSGTARVLGRPMPGATRAVLPHVGALIEGPALYGFLSGRDNLLRYDSADPAADPRTRRARADAALDRVGLTAAAGKKAKAYSLGMKQRLGLAAALLQPRRLLVLDEPTNGLDPQGMREIRTLVRELASEGTTVFLSSHLLDEIEQVCTHAAVMTRGRLITQGPVAELAAGARGRLVVTTPDPGEAARVLKEHGVRDLVLAEDRVTGEPPGEDDSGRETDLADLNAALVGAGVRVRGFGLERASLEDAFVALTGEGFDVAG from the coding sequence CTGGAGCCGGACGGCCGGGACGGCGCGGCGTACGTCATCGAGACCCGCGGGCTCACCAAGCGCTACGGCAGGCATCTCGCCGTCGACCGGCTGGACCTCACCGTCCCCGAAGGCAGCGTCTTCGGGTTCCTCGGGCCGAACGGCTCGGGCAAGACGACCACCATCCGCATGCTGATGGGCCTCATCGAGCCGACCTCGGGCACCGCCCGGGTCCTCGGCAGGCCCATGCCGGGCGCCACCCGCGCCGTGCTCCCGCACGTGGGCGCGCTGATCGAGGGCCCCGCCCTCTACGGCTTCCTCTCGGGCCGCGACAACCTCCTGCGGTACGACTCCGCCGACCCGGCCGCCGACCCCCGCACCCGGCGGGCGCGGGCCGATGCCGCCCTTGACCGGGTGGGCCTCACCGCGGCCGCCGGCAAGAAGGCGAAGGCGTACTCGCTGGGTATGAAGCAGCGGCTCGGCCTCGCGGCCGCCCTCCTCCAGCCCCGCAGACTCCTCGTCCTGGACGAGCCGACGAACGGCCTCGACCCGCAGGGCATGCGCGAGATCCGCACCCTCGTGCGGGAGCTGGCGTCCGAGGGCACGACCGTCTTCCTCTCCTCGCACCTCCTCGACGAGATCGAGCAGGTCTGCACGCACGCCGCCGTGATGACCCGCGGCCGCCTGATCACCCAGGGCCCGGTCGCCGAGCTGGCGGCGGGCGCGCGCGGCAGGCTGGTCGTGACGACACCGGACCCGGGCGAGGCGGCCCGCGTCCTGAAGGAGCACGGCGTGCGCGACCTCGTCCTGGCGGAGGACCGCGTGACGGGCGAGCCGCCGGGCGAGGACGACTCGGGCCGGGAGACGGACCTCGCCGATCTGAACGCCGCGCTGGTCGGCGCGGGCGTACGCGTCCGCGGCTTCGGGCTCGAACGGGCCTCGCTGGAGGACGCGTTCGTGGCGCTCACCGGGGAGGGCTTCGATGTCGCGGGCTGA
- a CDS encoding ABC transporter permease, whose translation MSRAEVVDVSRAGAPREPRWIWTLGLFRSELAITFRRWRTIALLGVLAAVPVLVGVAVRIETSDGSTVGGGGEGGGPAFIAQVTNNGLFLVFTALAATLPFFLPMAIGVVAGDAIAGEANAGTLRYLLVAPAGRTRLLLVKYATTLTFCLVATLVVAVSALATGALLFPLGEVTTISGTRMGFGEGLVRALLIALVVAASLIGVAALGLFVSTLTSSGIAAMATTVGLLITVQILDQIPQLDALHPYFFSHYWLSFADLMREPVYWDDLIKNFQIQGLYAAVFGSAAWARFGAKDIMA comes from the coding sequence ATGTCGCGGGCTGAGGTCGTGGACGTATCAAGGGCGGGCGCCCCGAGGGAGCCGCGGTGGATCTGGACGCTCGGCCTCTTCCGCAGCGAGCTGGCGATCACCTTCCGCCGCTGGCGGACCATCGCGCTGCTCGGCGTGCTCGCGGCGGTGCCGGTGCTCGTCGGCGTCGCCGTCAGGATCGAGACGAGCGACGGTTCGACGGTCGGCGGGGGCGGTGAGGGCGGCGGCCCCGCGTTCATCGCGCAGGTCACCAACAACGGCCTGTTCCTGGTCTTCACCGCGCTCGCCGCGACGCTGCCGTTCTTCCTGCCGATGGCGATCGGCGTGGTCGCGGGCGACGCCATCGCGGGCGAGGCGAACGCGGGCACCCTGCGCTATCTGCTGGTCGCGCCCGCGGGACGCACCCGGCTGCTCCTCGTCAAGTACGCGACCACGCTGACGTTCTGCCTGGTCGCGACGTTGGTCGTCGCCGTGTCCGCGCTCGCGACGGGCGCGCTGCTGTTCCCGCTGGGCGAGGTCACGACGATCTCCGGTACGCGCATGGGCTTCGGCGAGGGGCTGGTGCGGGCCCTGCTCATCGCGCTCGTCGTCGCCGCGTCACTGATCGGAGTGGCGGCGCTCGGCCTGTTCGTCTCGACGCTCACCAGCAGCGGCATCGCGGCGATGGCGACGACGGTCGGGCTCTTGATCACCGTCCAGATCCTCGACCAGATCCCGCAACTGGACGCCCTGCACCCCTACTTCTTCTCCCACTACTGGCTGTCCTTCGCCGATCTGATGCGCGAGCCCGTCTACTGGGACGACCTCATCAAGAACTTCCAGATCCAGGGGCTCTACGCCGCCGTCTTCGGCTCGGCGGCGTGGGCGCGGTTCGGGGCGAAGGACATCATGGCGTGA
- a CDS encoding flavodoxin family protein, translated as MTRSFLFVVGSARREGNTEILARKAAEQLPAEVEQRWIHLADHPLPDFEDLRHDATRPRARTRPEGDQEALLLDATLAATDIVIVSPLYWYSVSATVKRYLDYWDAWLETPEIAFQESLKDRTLWGVTALAHSEEEVAEPLIGTLNHTAAFFPMRFGGVLLGNGSRPGNVLDDEQALLRAKTFFAQEPPLARYPYDKA; from the coding sequence ATGACCCGCTCGTTCCTCTTCGTCGTCGGCAGCGCCCGCCGCGAGGGCAACACCGAGATCCTGGCCCGCAAGGCCGCCGAGCAGCTGCCCGCGGAGGTCGAGCAGCGCTGGATCCACCTCGCCGACCACCCGCTCCCCGACTTCGAGGACCTGCGGCACGACGCCACCCGCCCCCGCGCCCGGACCCGCCCCGAAGGCGATCAGGAGGCGCTGCTCCTCGACGCCACCCTCGCGGCCACGGACATCGTCATCGTCTCGCCGCTGTACTGGTACTCGGTGTCGGCGACCGTCAAGCGCTACCTCGACTACTGGGACGCCTGGCTGGAGACCCCCGAGATCGCGTTCCAGGAGTCGCTGAAGGACCGCACCCTGTGGGGCGTGACCGCGCTCGCGCACTCCGAGGAGGAGGTGGCCGAGCCGCTGATCGGCACGCTGAACCACACCGCCGCGTTCTTCCCCATGCGCTTCGGCGGGGTCCTGCTCGGCAACGGCAGCCGCCCCGGCAACGTCCTGGACGACGAGCAGGCGCTGCTGCGCGCCAAGACGTTCTTCGCGCAGGAGCCGCCGCTGGCCCGCTACCCCTACGACAAGGCGTGA